TCAATCAGTCCTCGCACGGCAACTAGGACGATCGAGGCCAGCACAACTGTCGGGAGATTTGCCAGCAAGCCAGTCAAGAACAGAAGACATCCAGCTAAGGCCAGCGAGGCAAATAGCAGAGCCAACGGCGTTCGCGCGCCGGCCTTGTCGTTGACGGCTGACTGCGAGAGGCCGCCCGCCACCGGAAACCCCTGACCGAAAGCCACCGCCAAGTTTGCGGCGCCCAAGGCAAGCAATTCCTGGCGTGGATCAATCTGGTAGTTGTTCTTTGCGGCCAAGGTGCGAGCCGCCGAAATGCTTTCGATGTAGGATAGCAAGAAACAGGCGCAGCTAAGCGGAAGAATTCCATCGACGTCTCGCAACCGAATGACTGAGAAGCTGATCGCCGGCAGCCTCGCCGGGAGCGCGCCTACCGTCGCGACCCCAGAATCCTTAAGCGCGCTGAACGAGACAACAATCGTGGCAAATGCGACAACCAATAGCGCCATCGGCCACCCTGACAAAAACTTCTCACCGATAAGTAAGAACAGTAGCGCTACCAACCCAATCACAAGCACGATGAGGTTCGTTTCGCCGAGCTGACCCAGAAGAATCCATCCTCGTTCGAAGAAGTGATCGCCGCCCCCAGGCACCCCGAAGAGCTTGGGAAGCTGAGTCATGGCAATCGTCAGCGCCGCTCCAGCCTTGAAACCGAGCAAAATCGTATCGCTGATAAAGTTGACCAGCCCGCTCAGACGCAACAACCAAGCCAGTCCGCTTAGGGAAGCGACGACCATCGCGGAAAGTGCAGCAATCGCGATCCAGCGCGATGAATCGCCACCGGCCATGCCAGCGACTGTGCTGCCGACTAATAATGCGATTGCGGAGGTTGGGCCGATCGCCAACTGTCGAGAGGTCCCAAAGATGGCATAACACGCACCGCCCAGCAAGTAACAGTAAATACCGTGATGTGGCGGCAAGCCTGCCAAAGAGGCGTAGGCCATTGAGACCGGAATAGCGTAAGCGGCAAGTGTGATGCCAGCGACCGCATCAAACTTCAGCCACTCGGCCCGGTATTGGGGCAGCCATTGTGCAGGTGGTAAGTGCGAACGCCAAAACATATCTGAATTCAAAACGAACCCGTGAAAGCCTACGTTCGCCTCACGCTACTCGGCAAATCTGCGATAGACTCGTAAGGGCGGCGGAAGCACAAATTGCTTGTTGCAATCAGGCGCCTTTCTGCTTTGTTGCGGTATTTGGATTTTCTACATGCAGCATCAACCATTGCTGCGTTTGGCCATCGGCGAAGTGGACCAGCACGCGAGTTTCGTTCTTGGTCAAATTCGCGAAGCCAGTTTCCAGAATGGGAGTATTCTTGCCCGCGATCGTCATCGCGGCACGCTGGCTCTTTTTGTCAACCATTCCCTCGACCGATTCGATCTGACCGGTCGATTTGTTTTGATACGTGCCGGCGATGATGCCTTCTTTGCTGACCGCCAACTGCAGGAACATATTGGGGACTGCGTCGGCAACGCCATCCTGCGTCAAGGCAAACACGCCCAATGGCAACCATTCCATCGCGTCAGGATTCTCCACCTTGGGGACTTCGGTGGCGAGCTGTTCGGCTTGATCAGCATATTCATCGGCGGGCACTGTGGTGTCGCCGATGTGGACCGTATCTCCCTCGTAGTAGACGTTTCCCCCTGTCCCGTAGTCGTAATAGGACTCGCTGCCCCAATTCCAGGGCAGGAAAGCCTGCGCTACGTTGAACGTCGCCCAACCCCAAAACACCGGATTCTGCTCGAAGCGAGATTGCGAGTTTGACCCCCAGAAGTCGTTATACAAATTATCTCCGTACTGCTCCTTCAAGCCATTGCGGACCTGATCGGCATTCTTACCGATCTCCTGCTGACGTTGTGTACGACGTTCGCCTTGGCCTTGGGCCAAACTTGTTCGCGCCTGACCAGGCTTAGCTATGGCAACCTTCGCCGCTGGACGATCGGCGCGGTTTTCACCTTTCCCTTGGCGGTTGTTGGCAACAGCTGCACCGGCGGCCACACCGGCGCCATCGGCTGCCGCGGTGCCCGCACGACTGGGCGCCGAGCCACCTTCCAGAAAATCGGCCACCGCCGTGTTGGCGCCGGCCGGTCGAGCGGAAGGCGAGCCATCCGCGAATTTCTGCGATCCAGACGCGCTCGGCCGCGCGCCTTGACCAGCGCCCGCCGTAGATTTTGCTGCGGCAGCCGTGCTAGTACGTGCGCTTTGTCCCGCGCCGGCCGTGGACTTTGCTGCGCCAGCGGTGTTGGTACGCCCAGCGGCAGATTGGGATTTGGCTGGCGCTGCGGTGCGGCTCATGGATGGACTTGCACTGGCTGCTGACGGTCGTGCACCTCCGCCGCCGCTACTTCTGGCGCCACCGCCACCCCCGCCTCCTCCGCTTCGTCCGCCGCCGCCACCGCCTCCACCACCGCCTCGGCCAATCGCTTCACTGGTAATGAAGGCCATCGCCAATAAGCCAATTACGAAAATCACTATGCTGCGCTTCATGGGAAAGTCCCCGTATGGTTGAATGTCGATAGATCACTTGGAATCAGACGCTGCGCCGCGAACCACTTTGATGGGTTCGATGTTGGGTAAAATTTCGCCATCCAACTCCCGGCCGGTGGATTGCCAGGTAAACGAGTTTTTATCGAGCATGGTCAGGATATTGATCGCCGAAGTCTTGCGCCCATCCGGCATCGTCGCGGCGGCATTGATGATCCAGCGATTGCCCTTCTTGGTCCACGTCGCTTCGCCGAAACCCCCATCGGAATCGAATACCCAGGAGTGAATTTTTCCCGTGCTGGGGTCCCAACCGATGAGTTGCATTCCGGACATGTCCAGTCGATCTGCAATGGAAACGGCAAACTGCCGCGAGATAAATGTCTGATTTTTGGTCCACTTGCAGGTCATTTCGAC
The window above is part of the Pirellulales bacterium genome. Proteins encoded here:
- a CDS encoding SulP family inorganic anion transporter, giving the protein MFWRSHLPPAQWLPQYRAEWLKFDAVAGITLAAYAIPVSMAYASLAGLPPHHGIYCYLLGGACYAIFGTSRQLAIGPTSAIALLVGSTVAGMAGGDSSRWIAIAALSAMVVASLSGLAWLLRLSGLVNFISDTILLGFKAGAALTIAMTQLPKLFGVPGGGDHFFERGWILLGQLGETNLIVLVIGLVALLFLLIGEKFLSGWPMALLVVAFATIVVSFSALKDSGVATVGALPARLPAISFSVIRLRDVDGILPLSCACFLLSYIESISAARTLAAKNNYQIDPRQELLALGAANLAVAFGQGFPVAGGLSQSAVNDKAGARTPLALLFASLALAGCLLFLTGLLANLPTVVLASIVLVAVRGLIDLKALRHLWHVSRFEFKISMVALIGVLLLGILQGVLVAAIASLLMLLAGVAQPHVAFLGRIAGTRRYSDLERHPDNEVPEGIVIFRVESSLLYFNADYVRQVVCGRIEATPQLRLVICDLSDTPMVDVAGAKMLGELHTNLAKREIPLRIVEAHAKVRDLLRAEALEDRVGYLGRHILTCPRERYQCLS